Proteins encoded in a region of the Corvus hawaiiensis isolate bCorHaw1 chromosome 18, bCorHaw1.pri.cur, whole genome shotgun sequence genome:
- the ASPHD2 gene encoding aspartate beta-hydroxylase domain-containing protein 2 — protein sequence MVWVPLSPTSSDHRALLRAPSTTTMSLEWLMDWSWSLDGLRDFIATGIQSFRDCDATALVAVACLLVLFVWYCYHVGREQPRAYATVNALMQSAEANGVQNGFVYCHSPECVRCSHHDGLNQKLYHNLQEYAKRYSWSGMGRIHKGIREQGRYLNSRPSIQKPEVFFLPDLPTMPYFSRDAQKHDVELLERNFQTILCEFETLYKAFSNCSLPQGWKMNSTPSGEWFTFYLVNQGMCVPRNCRRCPRTYRLLGSLRTCIGNNVFGNACISVLSPGTVIAEHYGPTNIRIRCHLGLKTPSNCELVVGGEPQCWAEGRCLLFDDSFLHTAFHEGAPEEGPRVVFMVDLWHPNVAAAERQALDFIFAPGR from the exons ATGGTGTGGGTGCCCCTGAGCCCCACGAGCAGTGACCACCGGGCCCTGCTGCgcgctcccagcaccaccaccatgtcTTTGGAGTGGCTGATGGACTGGAGCTGGTCCCTGGACGGACTCCGCGATTTCATCGCCACCGGCATCCAGTCTTTCCGCGACTGCGACGCCACGGCCCTGGTGGCCGTCGCCTGCCTGCTGGTCCTCTTCGTGTGGTACTGCTACCACGTGGGGCGGGAGCAGCCCCGCGCCTACGCCACGGTGAACGCGCTGATGCAGAGTGCCGAGGCCAACGGGGTGCAGAACGGCTTCGTGTACTGCCACTCGCCCGAGTGCGTGCGCTGCTCGCACCACGACGGCCTCAACCAGAAACTCTACCACAACCTGCAGGAGTACGCCAAGCGCTACTCCTGGTCCGGCATGGGCAGGATCCACAAGGGCATCCGCGAGCAGGGCCGCTACCTCAACAGCCGGCCCTCCATCCAGAAGCCAGAAGTCTTCTTCCTGCCCGACTTGCCCACCATGCCCTACTTCTCCCGGGACGCTCAAAAGCACGATGTGGAGTTGCTGGAGCGCAACTTCCAGACCATCCTGTGCGAGTTTGAGACCCTGTACAAGGCGTTCTCAAACTGCAGCCTCCCGCAAGGATGGAAAATGAACAGCACGCCCAGCGGGGAGTGGTTCACCTTCTACCTGGTGAACCAGGGCATGTGCGTGCCCAGGAACTGCCGGAGATGCCCACGGACGTACCGCTTGCTCGGGAGCCTCCGCACCTGCATTGGCAACAATGTCTTTGGGAACGCCTGCATCTCTGTGCTGAGCCCGGGCACCGTCATCGCCGAGCACTACGGGCCCACCAACATCCGCATCCGCTGCCACCTCG GTCTGAAGACACCCAGCAACTGCGAATTGGTGGTGGGGGGTGagccccagtgctgggctgagggCCGGTGCCTGCTCTTCGACGACTCCTTCCTGCACACGGCGTTCCACGAAG GTGCCCCGGAGGAGGGTCCCCGCGTGGTGTTCATGGTGGACCTGTGGCACCCCAACGTGGCCGCGGCCGAGCGCCAAGCCCTCGACTTCATCTTCGCGCCGGGACGATGA